The genomic DNA cctaacctaacctaacctacctaacctaacctaacctaacctaacctaacctaacctaacctaacctaacctaagcTAACCTAAACTaagcagatgctgacaaatcatcagtgttgcactctctgtgcgtactttgtacgcatggtgtgcggtgctatgtgcgtgccagtataaaatactgacaaatcacaagtgttgcactctctgtgcgtacaaagtacgcatagcgtgtggcactatgtgcgtgatggtgcagatgctgacaaatcaccactgttgcactctctgtgcgtactttgtatgcatggtgtgcggtgctatgtgcgtgccagtataaaatactgacaaatcacaagtgttgcactctctgtgcgtacaaagtacgcatagcatgtggcactatgtgcgtggtggtgcagatgctgacaaatcaccaccgttgcactctctgtgcgtactttgtatgcatggtgtgtggtgctatgtgcgtgccagtataaatactgacaaatcacaagtgttgcactctctgtgcgtactttgtacgcatgataAGTATCACACTGTGCATACTCTCTTTTCAGATGTCAAGTGTTGTGCTTGCTGTGCATACAAAGCATGCACTACAGGTGTTAGCTTGCATGTTTTCATTCAAATACTgactagtgttcagaggtgtgatctccatgcatacactcaagCCTAAGAGGTTTTACCATGGGTAGCCTGGCTCAGTTTGGGACCCAGGCTGGGACCCAGCCTACCTAGCAGcctagtttctctgattAACCTAACCCTAACCCACCGCCCAAAGTGTGCACGTTCCGCGTCCAAGAAGAGATTGAGCCCAAAACAGGGCTTTATTGATTGTATACTCTTGGTCCCCAATCATGACAAGACATTCCTGGGGGCAAATGGTGACATTCCCTGAATTGTCAATAAAGTGCAAATCAAATCCAAGGGCCTTCAAATCTGTTGTCCACAAAGCCGCAAATGCAACCGTCAACTTGACTGGGTCGGAGCGGATATCAAAAGCTTGACTGACTACAATAAAGCTTCTCAAATGAAAAACCAGCTGTAGTCGCCACTTGGAGAGCAAAACTCCAATAGTATGACGGCGATGGGGCTGAGCGCTGATTGTTTCCAGGCAATAGCTTAGTAGTTGTTCCAATGGATTGTCACTGTCTCTACCTGGCGTTGATCCAGCAACTTTGCTGTTTGATTGCCTGGATTGGCTAGCACTTTGCAACGGCTTTGACTGATCTACGGGTGAGTACTTGCATTTCATGGGATTATAATACTCACCCTTTTCCTTGGCGGCTCTCCAAGTTGGTCATGAGCCCCACGCTTGTTGCTGTGCTTCACCTCCCAACAAACCAGTACGTCCTTCCAGCTAGGCGTTCCATTGGGCATCGTTCCAGACACACCAGTAATATCTGGCTTACAAAAAGCAGGTGAATCAAGTAGGTATTTTTGCAAAGTATCCCTAAATGCAAGGTTGGTTTTGCTTTGGAGGTCAAACAGAGGACCAATTTGTGTGCTGATCGAGTCGTAGAGATCAATTAACGGTGCGTAAAGTGCAGCTTCATTACCAAGAGGGACGTCTTTAATTCTGTCCATGATTGGGCCCCACCAACCAGCTGATTCAAAGGCATTGCAATCTAGgccttctttgattgccTGATAATGACTGTTGGGAAATTTGCACACTTCACGAATAAACAGTTGAAAGTCCATGCCGTGAACTATGTTACCATTTATTTCACCTCTAAGAAGAGGGGCCTTGGATTGCCTATCTGTTCTTGTTGATGTACTGACGCGAACAACGTGAGGGGTGCTGCTAGACCCAGCTAGTCGAGCAAAACGGACGTCAGAATTGGGACAAAGATGTATGCTCAGATTCCATACTTGGAGCAGACATGAGCCTTCCAAGTAAGTTTTGTGTTTGGAATCAATCAGAGTATTGATTTGCAAGACCTTGTTGCACGAAAAAAATGAAGAGACTACAAAGACTAAGCCATTGGCAACCAACATGGGTAAGCGCCAGAGTGAAAAGCATAGCCACTGATCAACTTCACGCCTGCTTGGCAGCTGAGAAATTGTTGCAGCCCAGCACCACTGTCTCTTACAATCGTTCGCAAGCAGGGTGGCAGTTATTTGGTCACAGCTCGGGCAATTCATTTTCCCTCACCCACCTAGAGTTTCTGAGCCAACACAAGCAACGTTCTTGACTCAGGGTCAGTGGTTAAACGTACCTTAATTAGTGTACTCACCAGCACAACGGTATTCGTCCCACTGATACCGTCCGAGGGTCCCTACTCCTTATACCCTCAGACTCAAAGATTCGCATCTCCAACTTTATCAAGATCTCAGACGTCCTCGCCGTTGAAACCCAGTGCCAACCCGGAGTCTGGACTCTTGAAGCCAAGAGTGTCGCTACCCTCTCCGATCCTACTTCTAATGATGAGATAGCCCCTGACGATGCACCTGAACCTGGTCCACTCTTTTGAAAAGGTTCAGAATATTTTAGCAAACTTCAAGCATCTCATGATGCGAACAAGAGCAAGGTGGTCACCACCCGAGCGCCATGTCGACTCTGAAAATTACGCTAACGAGCACGTTTAGAGGCAAAGCCCGGCCCCAGCGGTACGGCGAGGGACCACGGGTTTACAAAATCTGTGAGTACCGGGTTGTTTATCCGATTGTTTCGAGTCTCCACCCTAATTTAAGTTCCCATACGTTCGCATTGCCCCTGATATACGATGGATATCCCATCTCATATTTTCATTCTATTCGTCCTCATACGTTACGAGCTTTACttcatccatttatccattCTCCAATCCGTTGTTTAATATGCGTTTTTGCGAGATTATTGCTCAGCATTACTCTTGGCAATTTCACCCCCCCGTTTCAAAAACCGGCATCATGCCGACTTCCTTTCTCTTTGTACTTTTTGTTCATTCTAGCGGCAATACTTGTTTTATGAATTCCACGCTCCAGTACCTGACCCATATTCCCGAACTCGAGGAATACTTCCTTTCCGGTCTTTATAAACAAGGGCTGAACTACGATAACCCTCTCGACATGCAGGGTCAGATCACTAACGTCTTTGGCGCCCTTATCCACCACCTATATCCATCCCCCAACTCATCCGCCGAGCCTGCGACAAAGAGCTATAGGTGGGGCAACTCCACAAACTCGTATGCGCCAAGAGAGTTCAAACATACCTTGGGAAAATTCGCTCCTGCGTTTTCAGGCTATCAACAGCATGATACCCGACAGTTTCTCGGGTTCTTGTTGGACGGATTGCAGACTTGAATCGAGTGCTCAAGAACCCATACCTCGAGAAACCCGAATAGCCAGAGGAAGGTGGTGACCAAAAGGCGGTTGCAAAGGAGACCTGGGAAGGGCACAAGAAGCGAAACGATAGCATAATCGTTGATCTCTTTCAGGGTATGTACAAGAGCACGCTTGTATGCTCCAAATGTAGCAAAGTGAGTTTAACCCTTTTACCTCGCGTGGTTTGTTCTTGCATCAGGCCAGACAATGACTCGTGCATGTCTCGGTTGAAAGTACTCGTTGCATTCCTCGTACAGATCTCAATCGCATTCGATCCCTTTATGTATCTTACACTTCCTCTGCCTGTCACGAAAACATGGCGGCACATCATTCACTGGGTTCCTTGGGATACGAGAAAACGTACGCTGGCTGTCGAAATCGAGGTTCCGAAGGACTCGAGCTATGGATATCTGAAGAAGCTGTTCGCCAAATGGTTCGGGGTCGAGGCGGAAAATGTGAGTACTCCTGGTCTTTTTCCCGCCCGAGCtgcgttcctcttctgccTCAATCTGTGCCGTGGATACCTCTTTCCCGGCTCAGATTTGTTTCTTTATGCGTTCATCCAATGGTACAGTTGCGAATTCTTTACCCGCCCTCGAAGCTGCCCTATCACACCTCGCTTTCCAAGCGCCTCTCTGACTCGTATATCGCATTTCCTTTCCGCCTCGGCCATCCGTACGCTGTATGCGTCAAATCGACCCTTTTTATCATTAGATTCTATCACCTCCGGAGCAGGGCTCTATCTCCTGCGTGTTATCTAATCAAAGATTCACGCGCCTAGCGCATGATTTCGCGTACGCTGGACCATGCACGCCACCCTGGCGGTGCCATCTGCCCACTCGGCTATTTTGATCTGTTGCAATCATTTACCCGCGAACTCGGTTTATGTTTATTCAACTGAGCACTTTTCTTATTCAATAAATTTTTGCTTTGGCATAATTACTGATTAGGTGCAGTTTTGCGACGGAGCTTGTGAAGGAcgcaaaacttatactgggCCGACCAGGCCGTTGCGTGTCGCCTTTACTACTGTAATAGCACCTCATATTtgtgtcttgtttgttgCACCCTgctctcggcgcttacaCCGCTCACTCTGCCTCTTTCATTCTACGTTCGGCGAGCACAACGTGCTCGCTGCAGAGCTTTTCCAGTCCATCTTTCCCCTCTTTCTCTTTATCTGTTCCCACCCGCCCGCGCCTTCTCTACACGCATACGATCCGGTtcggccgcccacccagctcgctcggtggctCGGCCCCGGTGGCACCCCGGTTCGGCGTACCGCCTCTCCGGCTCCCACCCCATGCGTCTACCGGTCTGGATCGTACGCGCATCTCCTTTCCCCTTatcatgtatgcatatattcgcGTCTTTATTCATCACGCGCCGGCCCAAGGCCCAGTTTTTGTTTTGCTCACTCGTTCGTAGCTCCTTGCGGCGGAAGTATGGTCGCATAAGTTCTACAAGTTTTACGACGACTATATGAATTTGACCGAACTCGCCGAGAAAGATACCCTAGTCGTATATGAACTTCCCGTTCCCGTGAAATCTATCGCCAAACCTCCTCCTCAGACGTCCTCCTTTACGTTTGGCGCCAAACCGAAACCACCTCCCAAAACCGACCCGAACGCCCCATCCCTTCTACCTATATTCCACATCTCCGAGGCTCAACGCAGTACAGCGTTTGGCGTACCGTTCTTTGTGTTACTCACCCCTGCTGAAGCCAGTTCGCGCGAGGAGATCTACCGAGCTGTGGTTGAACGGTGCGAAAGATGGACAAAGAATAAGAGCAATTTGTGGAAATATCGTGGCCCTAGGTTGTTCCTTAGCGAGGACGAAGATGGTGAAGGGGAGTTGGTTGAATAAATACCTCCCGAGGCGGACGAGGCGGACGAAGCTGTGACGGAGATCAGGCCAGAAGCCGACGAGATGAAGGTCGAGGTGGTTCGAGATGTGGAGATGCAACCTGCCCAGGAAATcgtggccaaggaggaagcgTCTACGGAGCCCGCTCAGGATGACGGAAAACTCGCACCTCCTGCTGACCCGCAAGGGCAAGAGGACTTCGAGGTGATCGGTCCGCAAACCGAATTATTCGAGCTACGACTATTTAACTCGGTAACAGCGACTGGGATCGAAACAGGGTTCAATATGAATGCTTCTTCCGTTCGATGGGTCGACTGGAATACGCGTGAGCAGGCGGCAAAACCGGACCCAACTCTATCTGACCCCGAGAGCGAGGATGGCAGCGCAGTAATTGTCGAGAAGCTGTCTCAACCCACGCCGCTGGTCAAGCCCACTGACGCTCTTGTATGCCAGTGGTCATCGCCAATGCAGACACATTTCTTTGGCTCCGAGTCTTCGCTTTTCGACGAGTGGGAGGAGTTTATACACCCAGAAGTCCAGGCGGCGCGGGATGCACAAATCAAATCTCGTTCAGGCAGGCGTTCTATCGATCTCGAAGATTGTCTCGACGAACTCACGAAGGAAGAGCAACTTGGCGAGGAAGACCTCTGGTATTGTCCTAGGTGCAAAAAGCATCAGCAAGCAACCAAGAGATTCGAGCTCTGGTCCGTACCCGATATACTTGTCGTCCACCTCAAACGTTTCTCCAATGCCCGAGCCATGCGAGACAAGATCGATGCTCTCGTTGAGTTCCCGATCTCTGGACTTGATCTGAGTTCACGAGTTGGAGAGAGCGGTCAATCGGATGAATGCGTATATGACTTGTTTGCGGTTGATGAACATATGGGCGGTCTTGGTGGAGGTCACTATCGGGCATATGCGAAGAACTTGTCCGATGGCGAATGGTACCACTTTGACGACAGTTATGTCAGCAAGTCGAGCGCTGAAGACTCGGTCGTAAGTCCCTCACCCCCAATTGGATCAAAGTGTTCTTACGCTCAGCCTAGAATGCTAACGCATATTTGTTGTTCTACCGAAGACGCTCGTCAGATTCCAAGGCTGTGATCAAGAAGGTTCGTGCACGAGTTGACTCGAATCAGGAACCTGACTCCCAAAAGTCTATTGACATGGGAGGGCAGTCTGTCGTGCGCGTACCAGACGAAGCGGATCCCCCACCGTTCGAACTCTCAGACCTTGATGTTCTCGTTCCTCCATCTGCTTACGACCTACCCGAGTCTCAGGCTTCCTATGATCTCCCAGGGTCATACAGATCCAACCCTGGCGGCTCCGACGACGACCCCACCTTCACCACGCCATCACCAGTGACCACCGGCTCCGCTGGGGCCGAGTACGATTCACTTGAAGAGAAAGACCAAGATGGTGTAGAGAGGCTAGGGGGGGTCGCGGTCGAGGTTACGACCACCACGACCACGGAGAAGAAAGAGTTATAGACACCCAGATAGATTTTGGTGCCATATTTTTTACATACATAATATATTTAATTTGAATGATCTTTTTCCATATAAACATGACATGCATACCGAGTGGGAAGTTGAAAGCTATAGTAAGCGTTGCAAATTTgcattgaaaatgttctgaGTAGAGTTGGCGTGGTGCCCAGACCTACTTTCGGGAAAAGACAATAAGCCTGAGTCAACCTGTGACGGCGGGCAATTATAGTAATATTAGAACCCATACGCCACTAGATATATGCCAGTGTTTGCAAACCACTTAAATGTTGAATGTAACTTTTCTATTGAGCGGTTTAGTATGTACAACGAGacattcaaggaggcattaTTGATCATCTATGAGCCTCATGACGTAGGGAACAAAGGGCCACGACATAACCCAGTAGTTAGTATCCCTCATAAACTTATTGACAGTGATCTTAAGCTCTTTCACACGTACGGCCTATTCGTGTTCGTTGCAATAATGTGGTGTAACTTTGGTGAGGGTCTCTATAAATTCGTTCATTATTGAGCAGTTACGAAGACAGTGAATGGGGGTTTGGGCACTATCGCCGTAGGAGCATTGAGGGTAGATGTGAGGGTGGACTCTACGGGGCTCCAAAAACCCTGGAGCACTCTGGAGTGTTCcagttttgggaacctcctctTTAGGACCCGACGGACCCGGATTggtcggcgagcacttgaAAACACTCCACGAGCATCTCCAAGCgttcccgagattttcggggcctcGTAGAGGAATCGAGTAAGTCACATGAtggagatttttttttttgatacacgtccatatatgggcaatacgggagctacatgcgaactaggcaaaccgctcacaaacaCGACCGAACCGTAAAAGCTACAAGAGGAAAACACATCAGCAGAACCAAAAGGAGAACAAACACGAGAgtagcacggtcagagaAAGAGGAAATCGTCGCGCGGCGACATACATgtggcttaaggcctaactCAGGGTAGtggccgtaagggcgggaATGGTGTGgcggccgtaagggcgtatATACTACATAGTTTGAGCGGTTGCCTGcgggcctcctcgtcttcggccTATGCCCGTTCTGGCAATGAACTTTGCTACTGCTTCGAGACCTGcaagggagccaaacagtgtgggatcgttaatgttggtggaaaactcactAAGTATCCCCCTGTGTCCCGCTGTAGCGGGACAGGAGGTGGTTTAATGGAATATGGTCTCGTCCGACTCCCCGCAGGCGCATCTGGGATCGACGTTATGGTTGAATTGGGCGTGGTATTCGCCGTAGTGTCCATGTCCTGTTAGGTATTGGACGAGGCGGCACTCGAGGTCCCTGTCCAAGTTGCTGGAGTTGAAGATCGGGTGTAGTTTGAGAGCAGGTGGGCGGGGGATGTAGTACTTCGAGTTGACTCTGGACTCAGAGTGTTCGTGCCATATTTTCTTCCATGAGCGTGCGGTCTTCAGGGTTGCCTGTTCTCTCGCCCATGTAACGGTGCGATTGAAGATGGGGGTCGGAACAGCTCTAGCTCCTTCGTTAGCCAGTCGGTCTGCCATTTCATTGCCTTCGACTCCGTTGTGCCCTCACATGATGGAGACGAATTTTTATTCACTTCATGTCGACAAAGGCGACCCTCACCGTTTTCACCACTGCGTCTTCTGTATGTAAGACACCAGAAAGGTTCAACACATGGCTTGATGAGGTTCGAGCTGATCCGAATATTCGTCGGACACTGCCGAAGCCGATCGGAGATATGGTCGATGAAAGCCTGCGGCTCCCCGCTTGGATCTTTGACCCAGTGAATGCTCTCTACTGTTGCGCTTTTCCCGCTATTAAACCTAAATGTCAGAATAGCCACTACTATCAAACCTTTGAGTTGATCTACCCTGGAAAACTTGGTGTCTTGAACGTAACACGCCCAGCTACGAGCAGCGAGCCACAGGATGAGTCTACTTCGAAAGACTTGGTTCACGCGCTTCAACACATCTTATACGTTCAGGATCGTCATGAAGTGTTGTTCACTTATGTATGTCATAGGAATATCCATAGCGAATCCGACTTCTGTCAGCCGCTGGATCGTCTGGCGACTCATGTCTGGTGTACAGAGCTCGGAATGAAGGATGGATTCTGCTTTCGGTAATGTGATCATTTATTGGAGGGGCAAATCATGTCACCAAACTATCTCCTTAATAGCTCGGAGTGCACAGTCAAACTACCTAACACAAATATTGTCCACATAGCCGACTCGACCGTTGACTCAGTATTATTTCTGTTCAACCCTACCCCCCACAATTTGGGTAGCTTCCGAGTAATACCAACCCCTGTCCGAGCTGGTCTGACTTGCACGACGGACATGGTCGAGAGTCTGGAGCTCGTTCATTGGGTCACTGAATATAAAAAATCTGATTTGGCGGCGGTTCAGCAACAAGTGTACTACGGAATGGTCTCTAGTCTCTGCTCTACGGGGGCATGAATTTATCCGGAGGCCTCCAGGGCACTCATGAGGACCGGAGCGCTGCGAGGAGGCCCCCCCCCAGTCCGTCAGTGTCGTAAGTTCCTATGTCACATCGTGCGGTGTCACGAGTTGATGTAGAGCCTTGCAATCTACTCGATCCACTCGTGGTTACTCACGAGTTTGATACCAGTCTCATGATCCACTCGATCCACTCGTGTTTACTCACGAGTTTGATACTCTTCTCACGATTGAGTGGTCTTTGCGGCGTTGTTTGTTGGTTAGCTACATGTGTACGCTTGCTTTTAAACTATAATTGGCGATTGATCTCATTCACGCACACAGTGTAATACAGCTAATACAGTAATTTATTGTTTCAGTTCTCACAGAGGCTTGCGCAACACAAGCATACATCACAAGTATAACCCAATACAACCCGACGCTACACGGCACGACACAATCCAACACAAAACGACACGATGCGGCACAAAACGACACGCAAAATGACACCACGTAAGATAATAGTACATGATATAAAGTAGAAACGGCGGGGTGGGGGTTGAGGCAAGTCAAGGCACAGGCAATAACGCACATGGggatgaggaagaacaaTATGGATATGGGGCTGAGCAGTATACCTAACCATGGAGAAAACAAGACAAATTAGACGGAACGGGTTTTGCGTGTATGATTGGGAGGAGGCAACAAGTCAACAGAACACCAAAGAGCTAAGAGCAAAAAGAGCAAgaaaagggaaagggaaagtCAATGAATTGAGTCATTGTGTACATGCTGGTCTGGAGCCGGGGTTGTGAGAGGGCATGACGGGTGACAATCTTGAGTTAATACGCCTAGTGGGTGGCCGGGCCCTTGCCCTTTGACCGTGCACTAATCTGTCCATCGTTGTTGTACTCAACTGGCTCCTCTGCGGTGAGTGCTGCATTGTTCTCCTCATCTCCACTCTTGCCACCTTCCATTCCTTTGTCATCCTCTTGGACCTGTTCCCATTCCTTGTTGTCAACCCATTCCTGCGTCCACAAGTCCGCCATTTCCTTGTCTACCTCCTGTATAAGCCCCTTGCCACTCTCTTTGCCCAGCCCCTCATCAAACTCcttgtccaaccccagcTCTCAAATCTGCTGCGTATAAGCAACTTGCTTGTTCAGGGTTTGGTCTGACTGGTTGGGTTCCTTGGCAGTGGGGTGTCAGCACAAAACTCAGCAATCTGTGAGGGCAGAAGCCCTTGCTCTTTGACAGGCTGCATAGCATTGGAGTA from Rhizoctonia solani chromosome 16, complete sequence includes the following:
- a CDS encoding ubiquitin carboxyl-terminal hydrolase, which produces MYLTLPLPVTKTWRHIIHWVPWDTRKRTLAVEIEVPKDSSYGYLKKLFAKWFGVEAENLRILYPPSKLPYHTSLSKRLSDSYIAFPFRLGHPPLRVAFTTVIAPHICVLFVAPCSRRLHRSLCLFHSTFGEHNVLAAELFQSIFPLFLFICSHPPAPSLHAYDPVRPPTQLARWLGPGGTPVRRTASPAPTPCVYRSGSYAHLLSPYHLLAAEVWSHKFYKFYDDYMNLTELAEKDTLVVYELPVPVKSIAKPPPQTSSFTFGAKPKPPPKTDPNAPSLLPIFHISEAQRSTAFGVPFFVLLTPAEASSREEIYRAVVERLFLSEDEDGEGEPEADEMKVEVVRDVEMQPAQEIVAKEEASTEPAQDDGKLAPPADPQGQEDFEVIGPQTELFELRLFNSVTATGIETGFNMNASSVRWVDWNTREQAAKPDPTLSDPESEDGSAVIVEKLSQPTPLVKPTDALVCQWSSPMQTHFFGSESSLFDEWEEFIHPEVQAARDAQIKSRSGRRSIDLEDCLDELTKEEQLGEEDLWYCPRCKKHQQATKRFELWSVPDILVVHLKRFSNARAMRDKIDALVEFPISGLDLSSRVGESGQSDECVYDLFAVDEHMGGLGGGHYRAYAKNLSDGEWYHFDDSYVSKSSAEDSVNANAYLLFYRRRSSDSKAVIKKVRARVDSNQEPDSQKSIDMGGQSVVRVPDEADPPPFELSDLDVLVPPSAYDLPESQASYDLPGSYRSNPGGSDDDPTFTTPSPVTTGSAGAEYDSLEEKDQDGVERLGGVAVEVTTTTTTEKKEL
- a CDS encoding Reverse transcriptase from mobile element jockey protein, with protein sequence MADRLANEGARAVPTPIFNRTVTWAREQATLKTARSWKKIWHEHSESRVNSKYYIPRPPALKLHPIFNSSNLDRDLECRLVQYLTGHGHYGEYHAQFNHNVDPRCACGESDETIFH